A single Leptospira kirschneri serovar Cynopteri str. 3522 CT DNA region contains:
- a CDS encoding SH3 domain-containing protein, whose product MTFNLNIKYYFSSIGFLLFLIGSGLGSQETKSCFTSYPEVIVRDSPSLSGKKVHIIKQSTPLEILERSSTLEETKIRNRKVQSNWVKISEGWIFGGLIRCIPKIFFAHPISYHEKELPFSPSDPTDWIAIYLQQEGYLRKQISIDLKREYDAVVDENEKIKTGYKVNAIDNPIILIKGITFKKGNFPAISKKVPLELEFGKSYNFTFRKDSYRITSKGKPVQSSGINDYQLILRKNEKEMIIDSLVYRTEKPILVFAGDIDGDGELDFIFDLKDHYNVSNEYLYISSEKINDFFIVPVAANRNTGC is encoded by the coding sequence ATGACTTTCAATTTAAACATAAAATATTATTTTTCCTCCATCGGATTCCTATTATTTTTAATAGGAAGTGGCTTAGGCTCCCAAGAAACAAAATCCTGTTTTACTTCTTACCCAGAAGTGATAGTAAGAGATTCTCCAAGTCTATCCGGAAAAAAAGTACACATCATCAAACAATCCACTCCTTTAGAAATTTTAGAAAGGTCTTCTACTTTAGAAGAAACTAAAATACGAAATCGTAAAGTTCAAAGCAATTGGGTAAAAATATCCGAAGGATGGATCTTCGGCGGTTTAATAAGATGTATACCCAAGATATTTTTTGCTCATCCAATTTCTTATCACGAAAAAGAATTACCATTTTCTCCATCGGATCCAACCGATTGGATTGCAATTTACTTACAACAAGAAGGTTATCTTAGAAAACAAATCTCAATCGATCTAAAAAGGGAATACGATGCGGTAGTAGACGAGAATGAAAAAATAAAAACCGGTTATAAGGTCAATGCAATAGACAATCCGATCATACTCATCAAAGGAATTACTTTCAAAAAAGGTAATTTTCCAGCTATTTCTAAAAAAGTTCCGTTAGAATTAGAATTTGGTAAGTCCTATAATTTTACTTTTAGAAAGGACAGTTACAGGATTACTTCAAAAGGTAAACCGGTTCAATCCTCTGGAATAAACGACTATCAATTAATCCTTCGTAAAAACGAAAAAGAAATGATCATTGATTCACTCGTTTACAGAACCGAAAAACCTATTTTAGTTTTTGCAGGGGATATTGATGGAGACGGAGAATTAGATTTTATCTTTGACTTAAAAGACCACTATAACGTTTCCAACGAATATTTATACATTTCATCCGAAAAGATAAACGACTTTTTTATAGTTCCAGTCGCTGCCAATCGAAATACGGGATGTTAA
- the mtnA gene encoding S-methyl-5-thioribose-1-phosphate isomerase: MQESGLKPILWKNKELILLDQRVLPGTTSYITAKTLEDCIFAIREMVVRGAPAIAITGAFGISLYWNSLISKPPFSELKLKLSELLESRPTAVNLRLAIEEFSSRFPESNYSFFSLEEIQKGAEELALFMLQEDLENNLRLSKYALSLFPKQPSSLNIITHCNTGALATAGHGTALGVIRSLRDAGHSLTVFADETRPYLQGARLTAWELQEEKIQSFLITDNMAGWVMSSRKIDAVIVGADRIASNGDTANKIGTYPLAIVAKHHGVPFYVAATAKSMDFEIPNGSYIPIEMRKEEEITSFSFLKDSDGKPLLNEGVIAPKGMKALNPSFDVTPASLITGIITEKGIVSPVTEENLKKFFQSI, encoded by the coding sequence ATGCAGGAATCAGGACTAAAACCAATTCTTTGGAAAAACAAAGAACTTATACTTTTAGATCAAAGAGTTCTTCCGGGAACCACTTCATACATTACGGCAAAAACCTTAGAAGACTGTATCTTTGCGATCCGAGAAATGGTAGTTAGAGGAGCTCCCGCAATTGCAATCACAGGTGCTTTTGGTATCTCTTTGTATTGGAATAGTCTTATTTCAAAACCGCCTTTCTCTGAACTCAAATTAAAACTTTCCGAACTTTTAGAATCCAGACCTACCGCGGTCAATTTAAGACTGGCCATCGAGGAATTCTCTTCCCGTTTTCCGGAATCCAACTATTCTTTTTTTAGTTTGGAAGAAATACAAAAAGGCGCAGAAGAATTGGCGTTATTTATGCTTCAAGAAGATTTAGAAAACAATCTGAGACTTTCTAAATACGCCCTTTCTCTTTTTCCGAAACAACCTTCTTCCTTAAACATAATCACACACTGTAATACAGGAGCACTGGCTACTGCAGGACACGGAACCGCGTTAGGCGTTATACGATCTCTTAGAGACGCGGGACACTCTCTTACCGTTTTTGCTGACGAAACCAGACCTTATTTACAAGGAGCCCGTCTTACTGCTTGGGAATTACAAGAAGAAAAAATTCAATCTTTTCTGATCACGGACAATATGGCCGGTTGGGTCATGTCTTCTAGAAAGATAGACGCAGTCATTGTCGGTGCGGATAGAATCGCTTCTAATGGCGACACGGCCAACAAAATCGGAACCTATCCTTTGGCAATCGTAGCCAAACACCACGGAGTTCCTTTTTACGTAGCCGCTACCGCTAAAAGTATGGATTTTGAAATCCCAAACGGTAGTTATATTCCGATCGAAATGAGAAAGGAAGAAGAAATCACTTCGTTCAGTTTTTTAAAAGACTCGGATGGAAAACCACTTTTAAATGAAGGTGTGATCGCTCCCAAAGGAATGAAGGCTCTCAA
- a CDS encoding rhomboid family intramembrane serine protease → MKNHSPSPGECGNPGQICPGLALLDSLTTIRILSNMAKRKYRNGISLFGYSIFHPINLILIINVLVYILQLFAGGTGIIEYYFALTPFRVFHGHYWQIFSYGFLHEAYGIPFIHLFFNMYVFVMFGGLICRYVSAWKFTVVYLTAVLTGGITVLLAPVLNEALGIHYPMDLFQTTTLGASGGVTGILVLFGILFPETEVFLVFFRMKARYAAWIFVGGGFVADFVAVYYFHSPFVVSNSCHLGGAIGATLVAPLILKNNSGKIFPKKKDLENTVSKSTRSVSEDLDFQTQKNLKLLDELSKKTSYSDQEDILIPLQQTNVNLCPPPTFQPEDTFCLRCDWLPNCALRKLKINSEKIR, encoded by the coding sequence TTGAAAAATCATTCTCCTTCTCCCGGAGAATGTGGAAACCCGGGGCAAATTTGCCCCGGATTAGCCTTGCTTGACTCTCTGACCACAATTCGTATTCTATCCAATATGGCAAAAAGAAAATACCGAAACGGAATATCTCTTTTCGGTTATTCCATTTTTCATCCGATCAATTTAATTTTAATTATAAACGTTCTCGTTTATATCCTTCAACTTTTTGCTGGCGGGACCGGAATTATAGAATATTATTTTGCGTTAACTCCTTTTAGAGTATTTCACGGACATTATTGGCAGATTTTTTCATACGGATTTTTACACGAGGCATACGGAATTCCGTTTATACATCTATTTTTCAATATGTACGTCTTTGTGATGTTCGGCGGTTTGATTTGTAGATATGTTTCGGCGTGGAAGTTTACGGTTGTATATCTTACTGCTGTTTTGACCGGAGGAATTACGGTATTACTCGCGCCGGTTCTAAATGAAGCATTAGGAATCCATTATCCTATGGATCTATTTCAGACCACGACGTTAGGAGCGAGCGGCGGAGTGACTGGGATACTTGTTTTATTCGGAATCTTATTTCCTGAGACGGAAGTGTTTCTCGTTTTTTTTAGAATGAAGGCGCGTTATGCGGCTTGGATTTTTGTAGGCGGTGGTTTTGTGGCTGATTTCGTTGCGGTTTATTATTTCCATTCTCCTTTTGTAGTAAGCAATTCCTGTCATTTAGGAGGAGCGATCGGTGCGACTCTTGTGGCTCCATTGATTTTAAAAAACAATTCCGGAAAGATTTTTCCTAAAAAGAAAGATTTGGAGAATACTGTATCTAAATCTACTCGTTCTGTAAGCGAAGATTTGGATTTTCAGACTCAAAAAAATCTGAAATTGTTAGACGAACTTTCCAAAAAAACTTCTTATTCCGACCAGGAAGATATACTGATTCCATTACAACAAACGAATGTAAATTTATGTCCTCCCCCCACTTTTCAACCCGAAGATACTTTTTGTCTTCGTTGTGATTGGCTTCCTAATTGTGCTTTAAGAAAATTGAAAATAAATTCAGAGAAAATCCGCTAA
- a CDS encoding LIC11177 family protein, with product MTQNKKSALFDILKREKLEKMMKRNSSSEQSQENEKPQTSENVPEKSSTEKKESQISKIYKAIEDVKLDIRYYFLQDEYVEKLASIYIKNEGPLEKLGIDPKKYLEYARDSFDRYKQLDKKMPLEPMNKKSWDHVEKSLNELITKLLEKFSK from the coding sequence GTGACTCAAAATAAGAAAAGCGCTTTATTCGATATTTTAAAACGTGAAAAATTGGAAAAGATGATGAAGAGGAATTCCTCTTCTGAACAATCACAGGAGAATGAAAAACCTCAGACTTCTGAGAATGTTCCTGAAAAATCTTCAACGGAAAAAAAGGAATCGCAGATTTCTAAAATTTATAAAGCCATAGAAGACGTTAAGTTAGACATTCGGTACTATTTTTTACAGGACGAATACGTTGAAAAATTGGCTTCGATTTATATTAAAAACGAGGGTCCTCTAGAAAAATTAGGAATCGATCCTAAAAAATATTTAGAATATGCAAGAGATAGTTTTGATCGATACAAACAACTCGATAAAAAAATGCCTTTAGAACCTATGAATAAAAAATCCTGGGATCACGTCGAAAAAAGTTTGAACGAGTTGATTACAAAACTACTGGAAAAATTCTCTAAATAA